In the genome of Aspergillus flavus chromosome 8, complete sequence, one region contains:
- a CDS encoding NmrA-like family protein, with the protein MRTLCPGRGLTQILLYIHNPNMSSIKKILVLGAGELGTQVLLSLAQHSRLNNIVVSVLLRPSSIASTQPQKVRELSLLREHNIQLVPGDLVADSQESLTQTFRGYDTIIGCTGFVAGRGTQSKVTQAVLAAEVPRYIPWQFGVDYDIIGRGSAQDLFDEQLDVRDLLRSQTKTRWTIISTGMFISFLFEPSFGVVDMENSSICALGGWDTKVTVTAPEDIGKLTAEIVLGLEPDVAFDNRPTFVAGDTISYAELLRIVEDVTGRTFTKSVRTVEAAKADLAKEPDNSLYKYQVVFGEGRGVAWDLSTTWNHESGVNVLSVKEYASRYLV; encoded by the coding sequence ATGCGAACGCTGTGTCCAGGACGAGGACTTACCCAGATACTGCTGTACATCCATAACCCGAACATGTCATCAATCAAGAAAATTCTCGTTCTCGGGGCTGGAGAACTAGGCACGCAAGTACTACTATCCCTCGCCCAGCATTCTCGCTTGAATAACATTGTTGTTTCCGTCCTCTTACGACCTTCCAGCATCGCGTCCACGCAACCACAAAAGGTACGGGAGCTCTCGCTACTTCGCGAACATAACATTCAGCTTGTTCCGGGTGACCTCGTCGCGGACTCTCAGGAATCGCTGACCCAAACCTTCCGCGGATACGACACAATCATCGGCTGTACAGGTTTTGTTGCCGGTCGTGGAACACAAAGCAAAGTAACGCAGGCTGTACTCGCCGCTGAAGTCCCTCGCTATATCCCTTGGCAGTTTGGTGTGGATTATGACATTATTGGACGAGGATCCGCGCAGGATCTCTTCGATGAGCAGCTTGATGTTCGCGACCTCCTTCGCTCTCAGACAAAGACCCGGTGGACAATTATTTCCACGGGCATGTTTATCAGCTTTCTCTTTGAACCCTCCTTCGGTGTAGTCGATATGGAAAATAGCTCGATCTGCGCCTTGGGCGGCTGGGACACGAAGGTTACTGTGACGGCACCCGAGGACATTGGAAAGCTCACCGCGGAAATTGTTCTCGGCCTGGAACCAGATGTAGCATTCGATAACCGACCGACTTTCGTTGCGGGCGACACGATTAGCTATGCGGAACTGTTGCGCATAGTGGAGGATGTCACAGGAAGGACTTTCACAAAGAGTGTACGAACAGTTGAGGCTGCAAAGGCCGATCTAGCAAAGGAACCGGATAATTCGCTGTATAAATATCAAGTGGTCTTTGGGGAGGGTCGTGGTGTTGCATGGGATTTGTCTACAACGTGGAACCATGAATCCGGAGTCAATGTTTTGTCAGTGAAGGAGTATGCAAGCCGGTACCTGGTTTAG
- a CDS encoding DUF636 domain protein, whose translation MAETTPQPPTINGSCLCGTIKYHITGSPALKILCYCQNCRKSTGSLGMANSIYHRSNLTISQGHDTLRTYKDSATDSGSPVDRSFCGNCGSNLFCENKEKGPGLVIVTSGTMDLEDGQSWQPVMEFYCKDKKTWLETNLETKKFETVPTTLENL comes from the exons ATGGCCGAAACAACCCCACAACCACCCACAATCAACGGATCCTGTCTCTGCGGAACAATCAAATACCACATCACCGGAAGCCCAGCCCTCAAGATACTCTGCTACTGCCAAAACTGTCGGAAATCGACCGGGTCGTTGGGAATGGCCAACAGCATATATCACCGCTCG AACCTAACCATATCCCAAGGCCACGATACACTTCGCACATACAAGGATAGCGCAACTGATAGCGGTTCACCTGTTGACAGGTCATTCTGCGGGAATTGCGGGTCGAATCTCTTCTGCGAgaacaaggagaaggggCCGGGACTTGTGATCGTGACATCGGGTACGATGGATTTGGAGGATGGACAATCTTGGCAGCCGGTGATGGAGTTTTATTGCAAGGATAAGAAGACTTGGTTGGAGACGAACCTGGAGACGAAGAAGTTTGAAACTGTTCCGACGACGTTAGAAAATCTGTGA
- a CDS encoding putative male sterility domain-containing protein, with translation MFEYYEKKSIFVTGAPGFLGTVIIYRLVTLCEVQHVYVLCRGGPERLRSSWTQWLPEPILNTLCDPSRVTAFDGDILLPDMGLTKDTLDMVRTHVHVIIHAASSINLAKPLAGLFDVIIRASDMIGGFALSCPKLDRFVYVSTAYANGHLGPSGHTSDIEVDERIYDPGSSASVIEELSEVEKHGTSKVYEAHDFPWPYAYAKNLTERLLVRRFQDHRATNKLLMVRPSIIGPSQSVPYPGFCLPLSAPLLMFAAGMALSTSRDMRIGTNLTDPDSQATLDGVPADVVADRLITHVAAGTTGCIHAVSGERARYKTRDVWEQAMQFRPIPWDLKLVWDPNGWRSPNQHFLCRRYNLLGVSYAFSERRTVKLSNALSPEEREELQLFSRVKVSDLLPKQVQHFRYIFDRTAPKDEKAWLATRTSDHRFGDQQRVSKL, from the exons ATGTTCGAATACTACGAGAAGAAATCCATCTTCGTCACAGGAGCACCGGGGTTTCTAGGCACGGTAATCATTTATCGCTTAGTGACCCTGTGCGAAGTCCAGCATGTCTATGTGCTTTGCAGAGGAGGCCCGGA ACGCTTGCGATCTAGCTGGACTCAATGGTTACCTGAACCGATATTGAACACCCTATGCGACCCATCGCGAGTTACAGCATTCGATGGCGACATCCTCCTGCCAGACATGGGCCTAACGAAGGATACACTTGACATGGTGCGAACACATGTGCATGTAATTATTCATGCGGCATCTTCAATCAACCTTGCTAAACCTCTTGCCGGTCTGTTCGATGTCATCATTCGGGCCAGTGATATGATTGGTGGCTTTGCTCTCTCATGTCCAAAGCTTGACCGGTTTGTATATGTCTCCACAGCATACGCGAACGGTCACCTCGGCCCTTCAGGTCACACTAGTGACATTGAAGTCGATGAGAGAATATATGATCCGGGCAGCTCAGCGAGTGTCATAGAGGAATTATCCGAGGTTGAAAAACACGGCACTAGCAAGGTGTATGAGGCGCATGATTTCCCTTGGCCATACGCGTACGCTAAGAACTTGACTGAGCGACTCCTCGTTCGGCGCTTTCAAGACCATAGGGCGACGAACAAGTTGCTTATGGTTCGTCCATCGATTATCGGGCCTTCCCAAAGTGTACCATACCCCGGCTTTTGTCTCCCTCTATCCGCTCCATTGCTTATGTTCGCGGCTGGGATGGCATTGAGCACGTCGCGGGATATGCGCATTGGAACAAACTTGACCGACCCTGACTCACAGGCAACCTTGGATGGAGTCCCTGCTGATGTCGTCGCCGACCGACTTATCACCCACGTTGCTGCCGGTACAACTGGCTGCATCCATGCTGTGAGCGGCGAGAGGGCAAGATATAAAACGCGCGACGTCTGGGAGCAAGCAATGCAATTCCGGCCGATCCCCTGGGATCTGAAACTGGTGTGGGATCCAAATGGTTGGCGGTCTCCGAATCAGCATTTTCTATGCCGTCGGTATAACCTACTTGGAGTCTCATATGCCTTCTCGGAAAGGCGAACTGTGAAATTATCAAACGCTCTCTCACCCGAAGAACGTGAAGAACTTCAGCTCTTCAGCCGAGTCAAAGTAAGCGACCTCTTGCCGAAACAGGTGCAACACTTTCGCTATATTTTTGACCGCACGGCTCCAAAAGATGAAAAGGCGTGGCTAGCCACGAGAACCTCTGACCACAGGTTTGGAGACCAGCAAAGAGTCAGTAAGCTGTGA
- a CDS encoding CRAL-TRIO domain-containing protein, producing the protein MHSLNADEAAALATFSQLCIEQGLLKRPSELSGNDVVDGINDETALLRFLQARRMKPHDALKQFQEATAFHAEKNVHAFYNVISVDDYEDTRRLYPHWTGRRDKQGQPILMIDLAYLKNEAMTRWRQTRNIPCADASATSSPDMAQRVCVFHDSLTRFILPLCTAMNDRPDSSIPVTKSTYLVDGSALSLKQVWDMRDFAQEVSWILATCYPETISHIILCNAPSSFAMMWNIVKNFVDPRTAEKLVVLKSAEVYSTLEKCIDHVNIPKQFGGEFVFQNGMLPDLDEGIRQTLSWINSESSLPPGPLKWIEDGEDRKAIATGCVGGIERTEEIAVLRKLK; encoded by the exons ATGCATAGCCTTAACGCGGATGAGGCAGCTGCCCTGGCCACATTCAGCCAGCTATGCATCGAACAAGGCCTCTTGAAACGACCGAGCGAATTAAGTGGAAACGATGTTGTCGATGGAATCAACGATGAGACAGCGTTGCT ACGCTTCCTCCAAGCACGGAGAATGAAGCCGCACGACGCTCTCAAGCAGTTCCAGGAAGCGACTGCATTCCACGCGGAGAAAAATGTGCACGCATTCTACAATGTCATTTCAGTGGACGATTATGAAGATACGAGGCGATTG TACCCTCACTGGACCGGTCGTCGTGACAAACAAGGCCAACCCATCTTGATGATCGATTTAGCTTATCTGAAGAACGAGGCCATGACTCGATGGAGACAAACTCGCAATATACCATGTGCGGATGCATCAGCGACTTCATCTCCCGATATGGCACAGCGTGTCTGTGTTTTTCACGATAGCCTGACGCGATTTATCTTGCCGCTCTGTACAGCGATGAATGATCGGCCGGACAGTTCTATTCCAGTGACGAAGTCGACTTATCTGGTCGATGGGTCTGCGCTATCGTTGAAGCAGGTGTGGGATATGAGAGATTTTGCACAGGAAGTTAGCTGGATCTTAGCGACTTGCTATCCTGAAACGATTAGCCATATTATT CTCTGCAATGCCCCGTCCTCGTTTGCTATGATGTGGAACATTGTTAAGAACTTCGTGGATCCTCGAACAGCAGAGAAGCTGGTGGTTTTGAAATCGGCCGAGGTGTACTCCACATTGGAAAAATGCATCGATCACGTCAACATTCCCAAACAATTCGGGGGGGAATTTGTTTTCCAAAACGGCATGCTTCCTGATCTGGATGAGGGCATTCGTCAGACTCTATCTTGGATTAATTCCGAGagctctcttcctcctggaCCTCTAAAGTGGATcgaagatggggaagatAGAAAAGCAATAGCGACAGGGTGTGTCGGGGGTATTGAAAGAACTGAAGAGATTGCTGTTCTTAGAAAGCTAAAGTAA
- a CDS encoding dimethylallyl tryptophan synthase, giving the protein MTSDSLLQLFSNPDSIPSDPRWSHLLAPYLGNGLIHAATYSLEEIRKHVDFFIKHIGPHLGPGPLGKDGYQPRYPSAMTDDLTPFELSLCWKDPKQQGRPIVRFVSDIIPADAERTRIASLLQSQRLIEALRNIAEDTSDLTLHMLPDIWKAVSHTLKVSETLIHSGSCSPCGSSSAFIAFDLKKSVISGKFYWRLPFCLDVPGTLNLMDQVFSACFAVHEFFGSAVFSTSWHQIREHIRNHADTLLPRMISIDATAFPAPRIKVYVNCRFQGERNFDSWEHHLRFNDSVACPEDFRSTCRDLWNSLTTNPPEWAQTRPDAGPRSCLLLYELTASSAKTTDEQRQKLSSKLYIMCQEIPLPDSVIATQLLRHCELAGDADILKFFAAGRKPTNFISEIGLAPRQVGTEVSIYLNPSYFARKSWNVAEDGYMAKPRITLS; this is encoded by the exons ATGACTTCTGACAGCCTGTTACAACTG TTCAGCAACCCAGATTCTATCCCATCTGACCCAAGATGGAGTCACCTTCTGGCACCGTATCTCGGGAACGGTCTGATTCATGCCGCGACGTATAGCCTGGAGGAAATCCGCAAGCATGTTGACTTTTTCATCAAGCATATTGGTCCTCATTTGGGCCCTGGTCCATTGGGAAAAGATGGCTACCAACCCCGGTATCCGTCGGCTATGACCGACGATTTGACGCCCTTTGAGCTCAGTCTGTGCTGGAAAGATCCAAAGCAACAGGGTAGGCCAATTGTTCGATTTGTCAGCGATATCATTCCTGCAGATGCGGAGAGAACTCGCATAGCGTCACTGCTGCAGTCGCAACGGTTGATTGAAGCTCTACGGAACATTGCTGAGGATACCTCCGATCTTACGCTGCATATGTTGCCAGATATTTGGAAGGCCGTCTCCCACACTTTGAAGGTTTCTGAAACGCTCATCCACTCTGGCAGTTGCTCTCCATGCGGCTCATCCTCTGCCTTTATCGCCTTCGACCTAAAGAAGTCCGTCATCAGCGGTAAATTCTACTGGCGCCTACCGTTTTGTCTCGATGTCCCTGGAACACTAAACCTAATGGACCAGGTGTTCAGTGCCTGCTTTGCGGTCCACGAATTCTTCGGCTCAGCTGTTTTCAGCACGTCATGGCACCAGATCCGCGAACACATTCGCAATCATGCCGACACTCTCTTACCGCGCATGATATCCATCGATGCGACGGCCTTTCCAGCCCCCAGAATCAAAGTCTACGTGAACTGTCGCTTCCAGGGCGAGCGCAACTTTGACTCATGGGAACATCATCTCCGCTTCAACGACTCGGTTGCCTGCCCGGAGGATTTCCGATCGACTTGTCGTGATCTCTGGAATTCGCTGACAACAAATCCACCAGAGTGGGCCCAGACGCGACCAGATGCAGGACCAAGATCTTGCCTGTTGCTCTACGAGCTGACTGCGTCTTCTGCTAAAACCACCGATGAACAACGCCAGAAGCTATCTAGCAAGCTGTACATCATGTGTCAGGAGATTCCACTCCCAGATTCGGTAATTGCGACACAGCTTCTTCGCCATTGTGAGCTGGCTGGAGATGCAGATATTCTCAA ATTCTTTGCCGCCGGAAGGAAACCCACTAATTTCATTTCCGA AATCGGTCTTGCTCCACGTCAAGTAGGAACCGAAGTGTCGATCTATCTCAACCCGAGTTATTTTGCCAGGAAATCCTGGAATGTAGCAGAGGACGGATACATGGCCAAGCCTCGTATTACGCTCAGCTAA